In the Danaus plexippus chromosome 16 unlocalized genomic scaffold, MEX_DaPlex mxdp_31, whole genome shotgun sequence genome, one interval contains:
- the LOC116771752 gene encoding zinc finger TRAF-type-containing protein 1 homolog isoform X3, with translation MAEVPNTEPLPSSSENSVIASDCKDDEEPSPKKRKTALDSDQIEKLEHRLGGILCCAVCLDLPQAAVYQCSNGHLMCAPCFTHLLADARLRDETATCPNCRVDISKNSVTRNLAVEKAVSELPSECRHCTKVFPRHSLQYHEEKICEDRMTSCRYCVLGCSYRGAARAAAAHEAICAHPRRPAAELMSMLARRQKEHEHSLAHYRDLMDLLSYEKITFNDLQLRPFRTEELHKLYFETSRFTAFGFQWVVKAFVNKHQRDPTQSTQREITYQLVMKSKPFGPMCVRWVWTRGPGGSAPLLPEAAQHTFTDEEASPAKTLPLADPDDANRLLASKAVHFRLIMFSSPK, from the exons atggctGAGGTTCCAAACACCGAGCCTTTGCCCTCTTCTAGTGAAAATTCAGTTATCGCTTCTGATTGTAAAGACGATGAAGAGCCGTCGCCTAAAAAACGTAAAACCGCTTTAGATTCTGATCAAATTGAGAAATTGGAGCACAGATTGGGGGGCATTCTGTGCTGCGCAGTTTGCTTGGACTTGCCTCAAGCTGCCGTTTACCAG TGTAGTAACGGCCACCTAATGTGTGCGCCTTGCTTCACTCACTTGCTGGCGGACGCCAGACTCCGCGACGAGACGGCCACGTGTCCCAACTGTCGAGTGGATATCTCCAAGAACTCTGTCACGAGGAACCTGGCCGTGGAGAAGGCCGTGTCGGAGCTGCCGTCCGAGTGCAGACACTGCACCAAGGTGTTCCCTCGCCACTCCCTACAGTACCACGAGGAGAAGATATGCGAGGATCG GATGACGTCGTGTCGGTACTGCGTGTTGGGATGCTCGTACCGTGGAGCGGCGAGGGCGGCGGCGGCGCACGAGGCGATCTGCGCGCACCCGCGCCGCCCCGCCGCTGAGCTGATGAGCATGCTGGCGCGAAGACAGAAGGAGCACGAGCACAGTCTGGCGCACTACAGGGACCTCATGGACCTGCTCTCTTATGAGAAGATCACCTTCAACG ACCTGCAGCTCCGTCCGTTCCGCACGGAGGAGCTTCACAAGCTGTACTTCGAGACTTCACGGTTCACCGCCTTCGGCTTCCAGTGGGTGGTGAAGGCCTTCGTCAACAAACACCAGCGAGACCCCACACAGAGCACGCAGAGAGAGATCACCTACCAG CTGGTGATGAAGAGCAAGCCGTTCGGGCCGATGTGTGTGAGGTGGGTGTGGACGCGCGGCCCCGGGGGCTCGGCGCCGCTGCTGCCCGAGGCGGCTCAGCACACCTTCACCGACGAGGAGGCTTCCCCCGCTAAAACTCTGCCCCTCGCCGACCCCGATGACGCCAATCGCCTGCTCGCCAGCAAAGCCGTGCACTTCCG ATTAATAATGTTCTCATCACCCAAATAA
- the LOC116771752 gene encoding zinc finger TRAF-type-containing protein 1 homolog isoform X1, whose product MAEVPNTEPLPSSSENSVIASDCKDDEEPSPKKRKTALDSDQIEKLEHRLGGILCCAVCLDLPQAAVYQCSNGHLMCAPCFTHLLADARLRDETATCPNCRVDISKNSVTRNLAVEKAVSELPSECRHCTKVFPRHSLQYHEEKICEDRPYKFRQLVVDSGPRSPLAGLVRIVSSVYFLLLAALRRRFFVSELTATKRPRMTSCRYCVLGCSYRGAARAAAAHEAICAHPRRPAAELMSMLARRQKEHEHSLAHYRDLMDLLSYEKITFNDLQLRPFRTEELHKLYFETSRFTAFGFQWVVKAFVNKHQRDPTQSTQREITYQLVMKSKPFGPMCVRWVWTRGPGGSAPLLPEAAQHTFTDEEASPAKTLPLADPDDANRLLASKAVHFRLIMFSSPK is encoded by the exons atggctGAGGTTCCAAACACCGAGCCTTTGCCCTCTTCTAGTGAAAATTCAGTTATCGCTTCTGATTGTAAAGACGATGAAGAGCCGTCGCCTAAAAAACGTAAAACCGCTTTAGATTCTGATCAAATTGAGAAATTGGAGCACAGATTGGGGGGCATTCTGTGCTGCGCAGTTTGCTTGGACTTGCCTCAAGCTGCCGTTTACCAG TGTAGTAACGGCCACCTAATGTGTGCGCCTTGCTTCACTCACTTGCTGGCGGACGCCAGACTCCGCGACGAGACGGCCACGTGTCCCAACTGTCGAGTGGATATCTCCAAGAACTCTGTCACGAGGAACCTGGCCGTGGAGAAGGCCGTGTCGGAGCTGCCGTCCGAGTGCAGACACTGCACCAAGGTGTTCCCTCGCCACTCCCTACAGTACCACGAGGAGAAGATATGCGAGGATCG GCCGTACAAGTTTAGACAGCTGGTAGTCGATTCCGGTCCTCGATCCCCTCTCGCTGGTTTGGTTCGCATTGTCAGCTCTGTGTACTTTCTACTCCTCGCCGCTCTCAGAAGACGCTTCTTCGTGTCGGAGCTGACGGCCACCAAGCGACCTAG GATGACGTCGTGTCGGTACTGCGTGTTGGGATGCTCGTACCGTGGAGCGGCGAGGGCGGCGGCGGCGCACGAGGCGATCTGCGCGCACCCGCGCCGCCCCGCCGCTGAGCTGATGAGCATGCTGGCGCGAAGACAGAAGGAGCACGAGCACAGTCTGGCGCACTACAGGGACCTCATGGACCTGCTCTCTTATGAGAAGATCACCTTCAACG ACCTGCAGCTCCGTCCGTTCCGCACGGAGGAGCTTCACAAGCTGTACTTCGAGACTTCACGGTTCACCGCCTTCGGCTTCCAGTGGGTGGTGAAGGCCTTCGTCAACAAACACCAGCGAGACCCCACACAGAGCACGCAGAGAGAGATCACCTACCAG CTGGTGATGAAGAGCAAGCCGTTCGGGCCGATGTGTGTGAGGTGGGTGTGGACGCGCGGCCCCGGGGGCTCGGCGCCGCTGCTGCCCGAGGCGGCTCAGCACACCTTCACCGACGAGGAGGCTTCCCCCGCTAAAACTCTGCCCCTCGCCGACCCCGATGACGCCAATCGCCTGCTCGCCAGCAAAGCCGTGCACTTCCG ATTAATAATGTTCTCATCACCCAAATAA
- the LOC116771752 gene encoding zinc finger TRAF-type-containing protein 1 homolog isoform X4 — protein MCAPCFTHLLADARLRDETATCPNCRVDISKNSVTRNLAVEKAVSELPSECRHCTKVFPRHSLQYHEEKICEDRPYKFRQLVVDSGPRSPLAGLVRIVSSVYFLLLAALRRRFFVSELTATKRPRMTSCRYCVLGCSYRGAARAAAAHEAICAHPRRPAAELMSMLARRQKEHEHSLAHYRDLMDLLSYEKITFNDLQLRPFRTEELHKLYFETSRFTAFGFQWVVKAFVNKHQRDPTQSTQREITYQLVMKSKPFGPMCVRWVWTRGPGGSAPLLPEAAQHTFTDEEASPAKTLPLADPDDANRLLASKAVHFRLIMFSSPK, from the exons ATGTGTGCGCCTTGCTTCACTCACTTGCTGGCGGACGCCAGACTCCGCGACGAGACGGCCACGTGTCCCAACTGTCGAGTGGATATCTCCAAGAACTCTGTCACGAGGAACCTGGCCGTGGAGAAGGCCGTGTCGGAGCTGCCGTCCGAGTGCAGACACTGCACCAAGGTGTTCCCTCGCCACTCCCTACAGTACCACGAGGAGAAGATATGCGAGGATCG GCCGTACAAGTTTAGACAGCTGGTAGTCGATTCCGGTCCTCGATCCCCTCTCGCTGGTTTGGTTCGCATTGTCAGCTCTGTGTACTTTCTACTCCTCGCCGCTCTCAGAAGACGCTTCTTCGTGTCGGAGCTGACGGCCACCAAGCGACCTAG GATGACGTCGTGTCGGTACTGCGTGTTGGGATGCTCGTACCGTGGAGCGGCGAGGGCGGCGGCGGCGCACGAGGCGATCTGCGCGCACCCGCGCCGCCCCGCCGCTGAGCTGATGAGCATGCTGGCGCGAAGACAGAAGGAGCACGAGCACAGTCTGGCGCACTACAGGGACCTCATGGACCTGCTCTCTTATGAGAAGATCACCTTCAACG ACCTGCAGCTCCGTCCGTTCCGCACGGAGGAGCTTCACAAGCTGTACTTCGAGACTTCACGGTTCACCGCCTTCGGCTTCCAGTGGGTGGTGAAGGCCTTCGTCAACAAACACCAGCGAGACCCCACACAGAGCACGCAGAGAGAGATCACCTACCAG CTGGTGATGAAGAGCAAGCCGTTCGGGCCGATGTGTGTGAGGTGGGTGTGGACGCGCGGCCCCGGGGGCTCGGCGCCGCTGCTGCCCGAGGCGGCTCAGCACACCTTCACCGACGAGGAGGCTTCCCCCGCTAAAACTCTGCCCCTCGCCGACCCCGATGACGCCAATCGCCTGCTCGCCAGCAAAGCCGTGCACTTCCG ATTAATAATGTTCTCATCACCCAAATAA
- the LOC116771752 gene encoding zinc finger TRAF-type-containing protein 1 homolog isoform X2, whose translation MHHVLMFVNLVFTVNNDNLYRQCSNGHLMCAPCFTHLLADARLRDETATCPNCRVDISKNSVTRNLAVEKAVSELPSECRHCTKVFPRHSLQYHEEKICEDRPYKFRQLVVDSGPRSPLAGLVRIVSSVYFLLLAALRRRFFVSELTATKRPRMTSCRYCVLGCSYRGAARAAAAHEAICAHPRRPAAELMSMLARRQKEHEHSLAHYRDLMDLLSYEKITFNDLQLRPFRTEELHKLYFETSRFTAFGFQWVVKAFVNKHQRDPTQSTQREITYQLVMKSKPFGPMCVRWVWTRGPGGSAPLLPEAAQHTFTDEEASPAKTLPLADPDDANRLLASKAVHFRLIMFSSPK comes from the exons ATGCATCACGtgttaatgtttgtaaatttagttttcacggtgaataatgataatttatatcgaCAGTGTAGTAACGGCCACCTAATGTGTGCGCCTTGCTTCACTCACTTGCTGGCGGACGCCAGACTCCGCGACGAGACGGCCACGTGTCCCAACTGTCGAGTGGATATCTCCAAGAACTCTGTCACGAGGAACCTGGCCGTGGAGAAGGCCGTGTCGGAGCTGCCGTCCGAGTGCAGACACTGCACCAAGGTGTTCCCTCGCCACTCCCTACAGTACCACGAGGAGAAGATATGCGAGGATCG GCCGTACAAGTTTAGACAGCTGGTAGTCGATTCCGGTCCTCGATCCCCTCTCGCTGGTTTGGTTCGCATTGTCAGCTCTGTGTACTTTCTACTCCTCGCCGCTCTCAGAAGACGCTTCTTCGTGTCGGAGCTGACGGCCACCAAGCGACCTAG GATGACGTCGTGTCGGTACTGCGTGTTGGGATGCTCGTACCGTGGAGCGGCGAGGGCGGCGGCGGCGCACGAGGCGATCTGCGCGCACCCGCGCCGCCCCGCCGCTGAGCTGATGAGCATGCTGGCGCGAAGACAGAAGGAGCACGAGCACAGTCTGGCGCACTACAGGGACCTCATGGACCTGCTCTCTTATGAGAAGATCACCTTCAACG ACCTGCAGCTCCGTCCGTTCCGCACGGAGGAGCTTCACAAGCTGTACTTCGAGACTTCACGGTTCACCGCCTTCGGCTTCCAGTGGGTGGTGAAGGCCTTCGTCAACAAACACCAGCGAGACCCCACACAGAGCACGCAGAGAGAGATCACCTACCAG CTGGTGATGAAGAGCAAGCCGTTCGGGCCGATGTGTGTGAGGTGGGTGTGGACGCGCGGCCCCGGGGGCTCGGCGCCGCTGCTGCCCGAGGCGGCTCAGCACACCTTCACCGACGAGGAGGCTTCCCCCGCTAAAACTCTGCCCCTCGCCGACCCCGATGACGCCAATCGCCTGCTCGCCAGCAAAGCCGTGCACTTCCG ATTAATAATGTTCTCATCACCCAAATAA
- the LOC116771689 gene encoding trafficking protein particle complex subunit 11 produces MATQPSDNTEFPPEIILKPLALIGLSGLDTVNNAIHKAIWDAFSNNRRPDRAAVRFKLLNNTFEFPVVKPKRNSYEWYIPKGILKKNWITKRVSLIPAVVVIFYDMEWNDPQWNEKIIECASRVQSIRAAVEGHATRVAVVVVQSGLSPPPSEYMLGAERAQALCSACEIQSKSLFVLPHSDHLMGYIIRLENAFYDIAQNYYHHETKNIKQHRDHLNKTTHQYLFVRHQFKLGFLNELKQDISTAHKHYMHAYNNLLDTRQVDTNVHEIRTVSGYINYKLCKLLFALNLPRDAIAQVKSHIERYKNRIGPTELLFEHYGWIARQYSAFGELFDEAIRLGLPAIQSQHPGFYYQYAAQFTVKRRQAMRSVCCDASHYPPAPDPMEGIVEFYGQRPWRPGRLSADPHDPQKEQAAVLALQYNERIFNHSAMIISFLGSAISQFKTFHSPRMRKQLVVEMANEYYFCADYGKALTLLSHMLWDYRKEKWWFLASHVLNRALQCAYLSAKIQDYIHLSVEALSKYIQVPNNDKDRIFRNIMAVLNMNIPSPEPNLPPSSQSKALEMWQLAIDKEPLTIAIDMINIASFLEVKAKFKQQKYRMDDTIEVELFVRLTYNTTLDVKSASMTIATNTETIDINITDEGSTTLKLIGGEVKRFLCQFKASPHDNGSEMKIKNVSFVLDSDRRKIIMNFKIDEIKNVEPTVHPELLHFIMSPKSDYEFDCIMPLTTTSITSRECRLSLDIKNAVPALQGEWFPTTFTVINHEDGPVHDMSIVLTLLSSPDNPNPESVTELGFRHGEPEAQPIKLCVGDVNKSSSYSNTFYLKTNRTATTTVQIKVTYTVDAYETPQLECSKEFTTKITVIKPFDVSTSFVSMNFKPITKCYVDDPFIVMPQIKILSPWNLVILDTELETVESFRYADEKKPQSCISNLRVAEKNVASDAICIQANYKPKEVATRVGLYNISWRRESNTDGHCVMSTTALSALPIDDCPITVEVNYPEVVDLQTSVPLKCTLIGKTNTPIRLSLSVEGTDAYMFSGYKKFSITVPPRDKVELCYNIHPLVAGNTIPPRLKATVLGDTSRQEVVKEMFDKIFPQNIFVMPKYNK; encoded by the coding sequence ATGGCGACTCAGCCGAGTGACAACACAGAATTTCCGCCTGAAATCATTCTCAAGCCCCTTGCCTTGATAGGGCTGTCAGGGCTTGATACGGTGAATAATGCAATCCACAAAGCTATATGGGATGCTTTCTCAAACAACCGCCGACCGGACCGAGCCGCCGTGAGGTTCAAGTTGTTGAATAACACGTTCGAATTTCCAGTGGTGAAGCCTAAGAGAAACTCCTATGAATGGTACATCCCCAAAGGTATATTGAAGAAAAACTGGATAACTAAACGTGTATCGTTAATTCCGGCCGTGgtggttattttttatgatatggaGTGGAATGATCCTCAGTGGAACGAAAAGATCATCGAGTGTGCGTCGAGAGTGCAGTCGATACGGGCAGCGGTGGAGGGACACGCTACACGTGTCGCTGTTGTGGTTGTACAGAGTGGACTTTCACCCCCACCATCGGAGTACATGCTCGGTGCTGAAAGAGCACAGGCACTTTGCTCAGCATGTGAAATACAATCTAAGTCTCTCTTTGTACTCCCTCACAGCGATCACCTCATGGGTTACATTATAAGACTAGAAAATGCTTTTTATGATATTgcacaaaattattatcatcacGAAACCAAGAACATCAAGCAGCATAGAGATCATCTGAATAAGACTACCCATCAGTATTTGTTTGTTAGACATCAGTTCAAACTAGGCTTCCTCAATGAACTCAAGCAAGACATAAGCACGGCCCACAAACACTACATGCATGCATATAACAACCTCCTTGATACCAGACAAGTAGATACTAATGTACATGAAATACGAACCGTGTCTGGCTACATCAATTATAAACTATGTAAGCTGCTGTTTGCCTTAAATTTGCCACGAGATGCAATTGCACAAGTTAAGTCACATATAGAGCGCTACAAAAACAGAATTGGACCCACTGAACTGTTGTTTGAGCATTATGGCTGGATTGCCAGGCAGTATAGTGCCTTTGGAGAATTATTTGATGAAGCTATAAGGTTAGGGCTTCCGGCAATTCAATCCCAACATCCTGGCTTTTATTACCAGTATGCAGCTCAATTTACAGTGAAAAGACGTCAAGCCATGAGGTCGGTGTGCTGTGATGCTTCACACTATCCACCTGCCCCAGACCCCATGGAGGGTATTGTGGAGTTTTATGGCCAGAGACCTTGGAGACCGGGACGACTCAGTGCGGATCCACATGATCCACAAAAGGAACAAGCGGCGGTGTTGGCACTGCAATATAATGAAAGAATTTTCAACCATTCTGCTATGATAATTAGTTTTCTAGGTAGTGCTATCTCCcagtttaaaacatttcactCACCCAGAATGAGGAAGCAGTTAGTGGTTGAGATGgctaatgaatattatttttgtgcgGACTACGGTAAAGCTTTGACTTTATTGTCTCATATGCTCTGGGattatagaaaagaaaagtgGTGGTTTTTGGCTTCCCATGTCTTAAACCGAGCTTTACAATGTGCCTACTTGTCTGCAAAAATTCAAGACTACATTCATTTATCAGTGGAGGCACTCTCCAAATACATTCAAGTGCCAAACAACGACAAAGATAGAATATTTAGAAACATAATGGCAGTTCTCAACATGAACATTCCATCACCAGAGCCGAACCTCCCTCCTTCCTCACAGAGTAAAGCATTAGAAATGTGGCAACTGGCTATAGACAAAGAGCCTCTCACCATTGCCATAGATATGATAAACATAGCCAGTTTCCTAGAAGTAAAAGCAAAGTTCAAGCAACAGAAATATAGGATGGATGATACAATTGAAGTTGAGTTGTTTGTTAGACTTACATATAACACAACCCTTGATGTTAAAAGTGCCTCTATGACAATTGCAACAAATACAGAAACtattgacataaatataacGGATGAAGGCAGTACTACACTGAAACTGATCGGAGGAGAAGTTAAAAGGTTTCTGTGTCAATTTAAAGCCAGTCCACATGATAATGGATCggaaatgaaaatcaaaaatgtatCATTTGTATTGGACAGTGACaggagaaaaattataatgaactttAAAATCGATGAAATCAAGAATGTAGAGCCCACAGTCCATCCTGAATTACTACACTTCATAATGAGTCCTAAAAGTGACTATGAATTTGATTGTATAATGCCTTTGACCACTACATCCATCACCAGCAGGGAATGTAGACTGtctttagatattaaaaatgcagTGCCGGCTTTACAAGGCGAGTGGTTTCCCACCACTTTCACAGTAATAAACCATGAAGACGGTCCCGTTCATGATATGTCAATAGTGCTGACACTTCTAAGCTCTCCTGATAATCCAAACCCTGAATCGGTCACAGAGTTGGGCTTTAGACACGGTGAACCCGAAGCCCAACCCATTAAACTCTGTGTCGGAGATGTGAATAAAAGTTCTTCATAttcaaacacattttatttaaaaactaacagAACAGCCACAACAActgttcaaataaaagtaacgTACACAGTAGATGCTTATGAAACACCTCAACTTGAATGTTCCAAAGAATTCACAACGAAAATCACAGTGATCAAACCGTTTGATGTATCAACCAGTTTCGTGTCCATGAACTTTAAGCCTATAACGAAATGCTATGTAGATGATCCCTTTATAGTTATgcctcaaataaaaattttaagtccctggaatttagttattttagatACAGAACTAGAAACGGTAGAAAGCTTTAGATATGCTGATGAGAAAAAACCTCAATCATGTATAAGTAACCTACGAGTGGCTGAGAAGAATGTGGCCTCTGATGCTATATGTATACAGGCTAACTACAAGCCAAAGGAAGTCGCTACGAGAGTAGGCTTGTACAACATCTCTTGGCGTAGAGAGAGCAACACAGATGGCCATTGTGTTATGAGCACTACTGCCCTCTCGGCACTTCCAATAGATGATTGCCCAATTACTGTTGAAGTCAATTATCCAGAGGTTGTTGACCTCCAAACATCCGTGCCATTAAAATGTACTCTAATTGGGAAAACTAATACTCCTATCAGACTGAGTCTCTCCGTGGAAGGCACAGATGCATATATGTTTTCAGGGTACAAAAAGTTCTCCATCACTGTACCACCCAGAGATAAGGTCGAGTTATGTTACAACATTCACCCCCTGGTGGCTGGGAACACAATCCCTCCTCGGTTAAAAGCAACAGTTCTTGGCGACACGTCTAGACAAGAGGttgtaaaagaaatgtttgaCAAAATCTTtcctcaaaatatttttgttatgcctaaatataataaataa
- the LOC116771690 gene encoding proteasome subunit beta type-1 translates to MLSLNENFPEYAVPGAKQVRFEPYADNGGSVVAIAGDDYAVIGADTRLSTGFSIYTREQKKLFKLSDRTVLGATGCWCDTLTLTRLLQARMQMYEHEHNKAMSTPAVAQMLSTMLYYKRFFPYYISNVLAGLDAEGKGCVYSYDPIGHCERSNYRAGGSAGAQLQPLLDNQIGLKNMQNVTEAPLSREKALALLKDVFISAAERDIYTGDSIYILIITANGIQEEKFELRKD, encoded by the coding sequence ATgttaagtttaaatgaaaattttcctGAGTATGCCGTTCCCGGAGCCAAACAAGTTCGCTTCGAACCCTATGCTGACAACGGAGGCAGCGTTGTAGCAATTGCCGGTGATGACTACGCTGTAATTGGAGCCGATACTCGTCTAAGCACTGGTTTTTCGATATATACAAGAGAACAAAAGAAGCTCTTTAAACTCTCCGACCGCACTGTTCTTGGGGCTACAGGCTGCTGGTGCGACACATTAACACTCACCCGTCTTTTGCAAGCTCGTATGCAGATGTACGAGCATGAACATAACAAAGCCATGTCAACACCAGCGGTAGCTCAAATGTTGTCAACTATGTTGTATTACAAGAGATTTTTCCCTTACTATATCTCTAATGTACTAGCTGGCTTGGATGCTGAAGGAAAAGGATGTGTTTACAGCTACGACCCTATCGGTCATTGTGAGAGATCAAACTACCGCGCGGGAGGATCTGCTGGAGCTCAGCTACAACCCTTACTGGACAATCAAATAGGACTTAAAAATATGCAGAATGTCACTGAGGCACCTCTATCCAGGGAAAAAGCTCTGGCGCTTCttaaagatgtttttataagTGCAGCTGAGCGTGACATCTATACTGGAGACAGTATCTACATACTCATCATCACCGCTAATGGTATTCAGGAGGAAAAGTTTGAACTTCgtaaagattaa